In the Ferviditalea candida genome, one interval contains:
- a CDS encoding transposase codes for IEELNDTCWQTVTWREGTKGMLTKQFSYIRAYWASGDRIGSEIWLIGERPLPDHEGEHKWYVSSLPLGTALSELASIAHERWHIERFYQDAKTELGLDHYEGRSWVGLHRHLTLVMLAYTWLLLQDSQDTLLNLKAVDCPVMTTNSPCFLDRHSP; via the coding sequence TATTGAAGAATTAAATGATACTTGTTGGCAGACGGTCACATGGCGAGAAGGAACGAAAGGAATGCTGACCAAGCAATTTAGCTATATACGGGCGTATTGGGCATCCGGAGATCGTATCGGTTCCGAAATTTGGCTCATTGGTGAACGTCCGCTTCCTGATCACGAAGGTGAACACAAATGGTACGTCAGCTCCTTGCCGCTGGGAACCGCTTTGTCGGAATTGGCCAGCATTGCACATGAACGCTGGCACATTGAGCGTTTCTACCAAGATGCTAAAACGGAACTGGGATTGGACCATTACGAGGGGCGGAGTTGGGTAGGATTGCATCGCCATCTCACGCTCGTCATGCTTGCCTATACTTGGTTATTGTTGCAGGACAGCCAGGATACCTTACTAAATCTGAAGGCAGTAGACTGCCCAGTTATGACGACCAACTCCCCCTGCTTCCTCGACCGTCATTCGCCATAA